The following coding sequences lie in one Apium graveolens cultivar Ventura chromosome 1, ASM990537v1, whole genome shotgun sequence genomic window:
- the LOC141718890 gene encoding uncharacterized protein LOC141718890, translating to MATSSRGVLESRGRITEVVDSIFRVGSLKVGTLTGKFLELVDGLKKRHVDAICVKRLSGMEVIRFNDRVIMIKLVVDVVVVNIVSAYAPHVGLGDEEKKLFWDCLDDLVSTIPND from the exons ATGGCAACTTCTAGTAGAGGTGTTTTGGAGAGTAGAGGGCGGATTACGGAGGTCGTTGATTCTATCTTTAGGGTAGGTTCTTTGAAGGTAGGCACTCTTACTGGGAAGTTTTTGGAACTTGTAGATGGGTTAAAGAAAAGACATGTTGATGCAATTTGTGTCAAGAGACTAAGTGGAA TGGAGGTTATTCGATTTAATGATAGGGTGATAATGATTAAACTAGTTGTGGATGTTGTGGTTGTTAATATTGTTAGTGCCTACGCTCCACATGTTGGTTTGGGAGATGAGGAGAAAAAACTCTTCTGGGATTGTTTAGATGATTTAGTTAGTACAATACCTAATGATTAA